A region from the Candidatus Thiothrix putei genome encodes:
- the purN gene encoding phosphoribosylglycinamide formyltransferase: protein MSLNNTTALPNLVVLISGSGSNLQALIKAIHTGRLAARITAVISNRADAYGLQRAAEADIPTAVLSHQDFASREAFDQALQQRIDAYQPDLVVLAGFMRILTPGFVRHYEGRMLNIHPSLLPLYKGIHTHRRVLEDGGHEHGVSVHFVTPELDGGPVIMQAKVPVLPSDTEASLAQRIQTQEHVIYPQVVKWFVEGRLKLADNQATLDGNALTRPIQHLSV from the coding sequence ATGTCGCTTAATAACACAACAGCACTACCGAATCTGGTCGTGCTGATTTCTGGCAGCGGCAGTAATCTGCAAGCACTCATCAAGGCGATCCACACGGGTCGCTTGGCAGCGCGGATTACGGCTGTCATCAGCAACCGTGCGGATGCTTATGGATTACAACGGGCAGCAGAGGCTGATATTCCGACGGCAGTATTAAGTCATCAAGACTTTGCCAGTCGCGAAGCATTTGACCAAGCCTTACAACAGCGCATTGACGCTTACCAACCTGATTTGGTGGTATTGGCAGGTTTTATGCGCATTCTCACGCCCGGTTTTGTACGCCACTATGAAGGACGGATGCTCAACATCCACCCCTCTCTCTTGCCCTTGTACAAAGGCATCCACACCCATCGGCGCGTACTGGAAGATGGCGGTCATGAACACGGTGTGAGTGTGCATTTTGTCACCCCAGAATTGGATGGCGGCCCTGTGATTATGCAGGCCAAAGTTCCGGTATTACCAAGCGATACAGAAGCAAGTCTGGCGCAACGCATTCAAACGCAAGAACACGTTATTTACCCACAAGTGGTGAAATGGTTCGTGGAAGGCAGGCTTAAACTAGCAGACAATCAGGCAACATTGGATGGAAACGCGCTAACACGTCCCATCCAACATCTCAGCGTTTAA
- a CDS encoding pyrimidine/purine nucleoside phosphorylase, with amino-acid sequence MSQFENVSVNKTANVYFDGKCVSHTVTLADGTRKSVGVILPSTLTFNTGAPEIMELLQGRCNVRLAGTETWTAYAGGQSFEVGANSSFDIETLEDLHYVCHFG; translated from the coding sequence ATGAGTCAGTTTGAGAATGTCAGCGTTAACAAAACCGCTAATGTGTATTTTGATGGTAAGTGTGTCAGCCACACGGTAACGTTGGCGGATGGTACGCGTAAAAGCGTTGGCGTTATTTTACCATCTACGCTGACCTTCAATACCGGTGCGCCGGAAATCATGGAGTTGCTGCAAGGTCGTTGTAACGTCCGTTTGGCTGGCACTGAAACATGGACAGCGTATGCAGGTGGTCAATCGTTCGAGGTGGGTGCGAACTCATCGTTCGATATTGAAACTTTAGAAGACCTGCACTACGTATGCCATTTTGGTTGA
- the pmbA gene encoding metalloprotease PmbA — MIELENRFDIATEFQAMAEHVLAAAKAKGATAAELDLDKGTGLSVEVRMGQVDKLQYHRDQGINLTVYFGHRKGYASTGDFSPQALADTLDAACRIARYTSEDAFNGLADAERMATEFPKLDLYHPWELDADMAIDMALQTEAVAREHDARITNSEGASVDSYAGMSLYANSHGFMGINHSTRHSLSCSVVAQEGESMQRDYWYSVSRVPSLLESADSVGAEAAQRTVRRLNARSLSTREAPILFVPQMARGLIGQLVSAISGSSQYRKASFLLNSMGQQAFPDFVQLHEDPFIRQALGSRSYDAEGVATQARDIVKDGVIQGYFLGSYSARKLGMQSTGSASGASNLLLADTGKSFPDLLAEMGTGLMVTELIGNGINGITGDYSRGAVGYWVENGMIVHPVEEVTIAGNLKDMFKGIVAIGDDVDERGSIRTGSILIDKMTIAGQ; from the coding sequence ATGATTGAACTCGAAAACCGTTTCGACATTGCGACCGAATTTCAGGCGATGGCGGAGCATGTGCTGGCTGCGGCTAAAGCCAAAGGTGCGACGGCTGCCGAACTTGACCTTGACAAGGGGACGGGGCTTTCCGTCGAAGTACGCATGGGGCAGGTTGATAAGTTGCAGTACCACCGCGATCAGGGCATTAATCTCACGGTTTACTTTGGGCATCGCAAAGGCTATGCCTCTACGGGGGATTTTTCGCCGCAAGCGTTGGCGGATACCTTGGATGCGGCCTGCCGGATTGCACGTTATACCTCGGAAGATGCTTTCAATGGTTTGGCTGATGCGGAACGCATGGCAACGGAATTTCCTAAGCTGGACTTGTACCACCCGTGGGAACTGGACGCAGACATGGCGATTGACATGGCGCTGCAAACCGAAGCGGTAGCGCGTGAGCACGATGCCCGCATCACCAATAGCGAAGGCGCGAGTGTGGATAGCTACGCGGGTATGAGCTTGTACGCCAATTCACACGGTTTCATGGGGATCAACCATAGCACGCGGCATTCCCTGAGTTGTTCGGTGGTGGCGCAAGAAGGTGAGTCCATGCAGCGCGATTATTGGTACAGCGTGTCGCGTGTACCAAGCTTATTGGAGTCTGCGGATAGCGTGGGGGCAGAAGCGGCGCAACGCACAGTGCGGCGTTTGAATGCACGTTCATTGTCCACCCGTGAAGCGCCTATATTATTTGTGCCGCAAATGGCGCGTGGCTTGATTGGGCAATTGGTATCAGCCATCAGTGGTAGTTCGCAATACCGCAAGGCCAGCTTTTTGCTGAATTCCATGGGACAACAAGCCTTCCCCGATTTCGTGCAATTGCATGAAGATCCCTTTATTCGTCAAGCACTGGGTAGCCGTTCTTACGATGCGGAAGGGGTGGCAACGCAAGCGCGTGACATTGTGAAAGATGGCGTTATTCAGGGCTATTTCCTTGGCAGCTACAGCGCTCGCAAATTGGGAATGCAAAGTACCGGTAGTGCGAGTGGTGCCAGCAATTTATTGTTGGCGGATACAGGCAAGAGCTTTCCTGATCTGTTGGCAGAAATGGGTACTGGCCTGATGGTCACGGAGTTAATCGGTAATGGTATTAACGGCATTACCGGTGACTATTCGCGGGGTGCAGTGGGTTACTGGGTTGAAAATGGCATGATTGTGCACCCTGTTGAGGAAGTAACCATTGCGGGCAATCTAAAGGATATGTTCAAAGGCATTGTCGCGATCGGTGATGATGTGGATGAGCGTGGTAGTATCCGTACCGGTTCGATTTTGATTGATAAGATGACCATTGCAGGTCAGTAA
- the tldD gene encoding metalloprotease TldD — protein sequence MKQAYDFAREAFFAPTGLSEQHLEQVFSQLLTKDTTLADLYFQSARYESWGLEEGIIKSGSYSIEQGVGVRSVCGEQTGFAYSGEITLPALLESAKAARAISRAGQSGSVNAWTVRTPQRPLYGMDDPLNSLSEDDKISFLRQIDSIARATSPYVQQVMANMVAVHEIILVVDETGRMTADVRPLVRANVSVIVERNGQTESATAGGGGRFNLDFFLNGNKAQEYAEEAVRKALINLDAEAAPAGNMTVVLGNGWPGVLLHEAIGHGLEGDFNRKGTSAFAGRIGEQVAAKGITVVDDGTLEQRRGSLSVDDEGTQTQCTTLIEDGILKGYLFDRQNAALMGTQSTGNGRRQSYANLPMPRMTNTYMRAGEYDPAEIIASVDKGIYAVNFSGGQVDITSGKFVFSASEAYQIENGKLGKPLKNATLIGNGPDVLTRVSMVGNDLQLDTGIGVCGKDGQSVPVGVGQPTLRVDGLTVGGTATA from the coding sequence ATGAAACAGGCATACGATTTTGCCCGCGAGGCTTTTTTTGCCCCGACGGGTCTGAGTGAACAGCATCTGGAACAGGTGTTTAGTCAGCTTTTAACCAAAGACACGACCTTGGCTGATTTGTATTTCCAGTCTGCCCGCTATGAATCGTGGGGCTTGGAAGAAGGCATTATCAAAAGCGGTAGCTACAGCATTGAGCAAGGTGTTGGCGTGCGCTCCGTGTGTGGTGAGCAAACCGGCTTTGCTTATAGCGGTGAAATTACGCTACCTGCTTTATTGGAGTCAGCGAAAGCCGCGCGAGCGATCAGCCGTGCGGGGCAATCGGGTTCCGTTAATGCGTGGACAGTGCGCACGCCACAACGTCCACTTTATGGTATGGATGACCCACTAAATTCATTATCAGAAGACGATAAAATCAGTTTTCTGCGTCAGATTGACAGCATTGCCCGCGCTACTAGCCCGTATGTGCAACAAGTGATGGCAAATATGGTTGCCGTGCATGAAATCATTCTGGTGGTCGATGAAACCGGACGCATGACCGCCGACGTCCGCCCCTTAGTCCGAGCTAACGTTTCCGTGATTGTGGAGCGTAACGGGCAAACCGAAAGTGCAACCGCAGGTGGTGGCGGGCGTTTCAACCTCGATTTTTTCCTCAATGGGAATAAAGCGCAAGAATATGCCGAAGAGGCTGTACGTAAGGCGTTAATCAATTTGGATGCAGAAGCAGCCCCGGCTGGGAATATGACCGTTGTGTTAGGCAATGGCTGGCCGGGTGTATTGCTACACGAAGCGATCGGTCACGGTTTAGAGGGCGATTTCAACCGCAAAGGGACATCAGCGTTTGCGGGGCGTATCGGTGAACAAGTCGCCGCTAAAGGGATTACGGTGGTGGATGATGGTACGCTCGAACAGCGTCGTGGTTCCTTAAGCGTGGATGATGAGGGTACACAAACCCAATGCACGACGCTGATTGAAGACGGCATTCTCAAAGGTTATTTATTTGACCGTCAGAATGCGGCGTTGATGGGGACGCAATCCACCGGCAATGGTCGCCGTCAGTCTTACGCCAACTTGCCAATGCCGCGCATGACCAATACTTACATGCGGGCGGGTGAGTATGACCCTGCTGAAATCATTGCTTCAGTCGATAAAGGCATTTACGCCGTCAATTTCTCTGGCGGGCAAGTCGACATTACGTCGGGTAAGTTCGTGTTTTCTGCCTCTGAAGCTTATCAAATCGAAAACGGCAAGCTTGGCAAGCCGTTGAAAAATGCCACGCTGATTGGCAATGGCCCGGATGTATTAACCCGTGTCAGCATGGTCGGCAATGATTTGCAACTGGATACCGGCATCGGCGTGTGCGGTAAAGATGGGCAAAGCGTACCCGTGGGCGTGGGTCAACCAACACTTCGGGTTGACGGTTTAACCGTCGGCGGCACAGCGACAGCATAA
- a CDS encoding carbon-nitrogen hydrolase family protein encodes MALIAALQMAAGPQVQANLMEAGRLIKEAAARGAGMVVLPETFAMMGADEADKVKVAETFGNGPIQTFLSQQARKYGVWIVAGTIPIRSDDPARSYAASLMYDDKGKVVARYDKIHLFDVMLSENQEVYTESDTTVPGSTPVVVDTPFGKVGMSVCYDLRFPELYRRLSEQGAQILVIPSAFTELTGKAHWEVLLRARAIENLCYVVAPGQGGYHVSGRTTYGHSMIVDYWGRVRGVCEKGAGVVLADIDLEALEQTRKTFPVLSHRCPKDNINQGTS; translated from the coding sequence ATGGCGTTAATCGCAGCACTACAAATGGCAGCAGGCCCTCAAGTTCAGGCTAACTTGATGGAGGCCGGGCGGTTGATTAAGGAAGCAGCAGCACGTGGCGCAGGTATGGTGGTGTTGCCTGAAACCTTTGCCATGATGGGTGCAGATGAAGCTGACAAGGTGAAAGTGGCAGAAACCTTTGGTAATGGGCCTATCCAGACATTTCTTAGCCAGCAAGCACGCAAGTACGGTGTTTGGATTGTCGCGGGTACTATTCCGATTCGTTCCGACGATCCGGCGCGTTCGTATGCCGCCTCGCTGATGTATGATGATAAAGGCAAGGTAGTAGCGCGTTACGATAAAATTCACCTCTTCGATGTCATGCTCAGTGAAAACCAAGAAGTGTATACCGAGAGTGATACCACAGTACCAGGTAGCACCCCAGTGGTTGTGGATACACCGTTTGGCAAAGTTGGCATGTCGGTGTGTTACGACTTGCGTTTCCCGGAACTGTATCGACGCTTATCTGAGCAGGGGGCGCAAATTTTGGTGATTCCCTCCGCGTTTACCGAATTGACAGGTAAAGCGCATTGGGAAGTATTATTGCGTGCCCGTGCGATTGAAAACCTCTGCTATGTGGTTGCCCCCGGACAAGGTGGTTATCATGTTAGCGGACGTACCACCTATGGTCACAGCATGATTGTGGATTACTGGGGGCGAGTGCGTGGTGTGTGCGAAAAAGGTGCTGGGGTGGTGTTAGCAGACATCGACCTTGAGGCGTTGGAACAAACGCGCAAAACGTTCCCGGTACTCTCGCACCGCTGCCCTAAAGACAATATCAATCAAGGAACATCATGA
- a CDS encoding DUF3971 domain-containing protein, which produces MYFSRRQGGFVLRLTYLLLTFFFHWAIFLVALVGLAQLWLPLVGNYKGILEEELSSFIGNPISIGQIRVDSDGDDMLWVLENLQLTERSGQSPIQIRQLALTVDWRESLRTLRLQPAEIRLEGVEFILRQQANELPDIQGLTFPLPGQKNTVLNIERQSPIRISINSGFVHWMDVTNHRTLTLSDLQFMGEILPNEITLQADALFPPTIGETLGVDAVLHQVDKADGTTQWAGNLHTRTHIFNLAALPSPVLQQYGVNAGGLKLDATIQSEVGKPLHIRGEGEVQHLGWAGNARAPAMQGINATFTAANEGGSVKVNINDSKLSYPQWFEKTLRLDTLAAELEWQVKADGWHWQLSHLKAENPDITLQGQGSLALPTTQPPNIDLNMTFATRRILDNVRDYIPAIIPDNTEEWLKTAIVNGYVPKGEFVLRGNPADFPFQQKPGVFDIRFDIENGVLAYLPEWPAAHEVKGELHFHNADMNATVYSARIMELGVTGGNVAIPNMHTHDNHLLLDLQTQGNLQAHMNYLQEASIGRQLRDFMQVARFSGDSALRLKLDVPLKKTTLDQQGVAVDGVVSLLGNSFSIPEYQQTFTQLKGNVHFDQHGVDATGATGQYRQQPLKLAASTDKAKGIIRVDLQQQQQPGVFLPESLASLRQYLHGFALVDTHLELPAFNVKVGKALNRLTVSARSQLQGVGITLPSPFGKVASDSRELAVDVELPFDSAQPWKAAVALGKQLGINARLPHKGEQLPAIGIRFDDKPVSLPTRGIQLGGALAEFDLLAWQGLGLITGGGTASAAPPLELQADLSVGRLLLGKQSLGKADVRVSGSDILKAHIRADKLQANVHLPFNALASGRVNIDLQGVDLDQLGEHLPGNKSTAGTGLSPTDFPSMRFTCTDCRKGDFPLQHLILNLNKSRDELLIETLNIRHPLMNLSASNGRWYKDADGTARTELTATATIAEPGKLLAEPGKEAALQGGSLHANARLQWQGAPFSFALANLTGEIDATLGKGSLADVDPGLGRLLGLLNTQRLPNRLALDFRDMTAKGVAFDAINGSFQLENGILKTHDTRIEAAALVAGIEGSLDLNRKTLHHTVTVIPNLRSALPVVGAAVGGLGGGAVMLLFNSLTEKSAEHQLQTAGGLRYQVTGSWKKPEVVELKPPFKKTDVDVLAH; this is translated from the coding sequence TTGTACTTCTCTAGGAGGCAGGGCGGTTTTGTATTACGCCTCACCTACCTGCTACTGACTTTCTTTTTTCATTGGGCTATTTTTCTGGTGGCGCTGGTGGGGCTGGCGCAGCTCTGGTTGCCGCTTGTTGGCAACTATAAAGGCATACTAGAAGAAGAGTTGTCGAGTTTTATCGGCAACCCGATCAGCATCGGGCAAATTCGTGTCGATAGTGACGGCGACGATATGCTGTGGGTATTAGAAAATCTGCAATTGACGGAACGTTCTGGGCAATCGCCCATCCAAATTCGCCAACTGGCGTTGACGGTGGATTGGCGTGAAAGTCTGCGGACGTTACGGCTGCAACCGGCTGAGATTCGGTTGGAGGGAGTGGAGTTTATCCTACGGCAGCAGGCTAACGAATTGCCGGATATTCAGGGTCTAACTTTTCCGTTGCCGGGGCAAAAAAATACCGTACTGAATATTGAACGCCAATCCCCCATACGTATTAGCATTAACAGCGGTTTTGTCCATTGGATGGATGTGACGAATCATCGCACGTTAACCCTCAGTGACCTGCAATTCATGGGTGAAATTTTACCGAATGAAATCACCTTGCAGGCCGATGCCTTGTTTCCTCCCACGATTGGTGAAACCTTGGGGGTTGATGCGGTGTTGCATCAAGTGGATAAAGCCGATGGTACAACGCAATGGGCTGGCAATTTGCATACCCGTACTCATATTTTTAATCTTGCGGCACTGCCATCACCCGTACTGCAACAATACGGGGTAAACGCGGGTGGTTTGAAGTTGGATGCGACTATCCAGTCAGAAGTGGGTAAGCCGTTGCATATTCGTGGTGAAGGTGAGGTTCAGCATTTGGGCTGGGCTGGCAATGCACGTGCTCCTGCGATGCAAGGTATTAATGCAACGTTTACCGCAGCAAACGAAGGTGGAAGCGTTAAGGTCAATATTAACGATAGCAAGTTGAGTTACCCGCAGTGGTTTGAAAAAACGTTACGCTTGGATACGTTAGCAGCGGAGCTGGAGTGGCAAGTCAAAGCGGATGGTTGGCATTGGCAACTGAGTCATTTAAAAGCTGAAAACCCGGATATTACGCTGCAAGGTCAGGGCAGTCTGGCACTGCCGACTACTCAGCCTCCAAACATTGACTTGAACATGACCTTTGCCACACGTCGCATTTTGGATAATGTGCGTGATTATATTCCGGCGATTATTCCCGATAACACCGAAGAGTGGTTGAAAACCGCGATTGTGAACGGTTATGTGCCTAAAGGTGAGTTTGTGTTGCGTGGAAATCCGGCTGACTTTCCATTTCAGCAGAAGCCGGGTGTATTTGACATTCGTTTTGACATTGAAAATGGGGTACTGGCGTATTTACCCGAATGGCCTGCTGCACATGAGGTAAAGGGGGAGTTGCATTTTCATAACGCTGATATGAATGCCACCGTCTACAGTGCGCGGATTATGGAATTGGGGGTGACAGGGGGGAATGTCGCTATTCCGAATATGCATACGCACGATAATCATCTGTTACTCGATTTGCAGACACAAGGCAATTTGCAGGCGCACATGAATTATCTGCAAGAGGCATCGATTGGGCGTCAGTTGCGTGATTTTATGCAAGTCGCACGTTTTTCGGGTGATTCAGCCTTGCGCCTGAAACTGGATGTGCCACTGAAAAAGACTACGTTAGACCAACAAGGCGTGGCGGTGGATGGCGTGGTTAGCTTGTTGGGGAACAGTTTTTCGATCCCCGAATACCAACAGACCTTTACCCAACTAAAGGGTAATGTGCATTTTGATCAGCATGGCGTGGATGCCACCGGCGCAACAGGGCAATACCGGCAACAACCGCTCAAACTAGCGGCGAGTACCGATAAAGCTAAAGGAATTATTCGCGTTGATTTACAACAGCAACAGCAGCCCGGTGTATTTCTGCCTGAAAGTTTAGCCAGCTTACGCCAGTACCTGCATGGTTTTGCTCTAGTGGATACCCATTTGGAATTGCCTGCGTTTAATGTCAAAGTAGGTAAAGCACTCAATCGTTTGACAGTGTCGGCTCGCAGTCAGTTGCAAGGGGTCGGGATTACTCTGCCGTCGCCTTTTGGGAAAGTAGCGTCTGATTCGCGTGAGTTAGCGGTAGACGTTGAATTACCGTTTGATTCCGCGCAACCTTGGAAAGCAGCGGTCGCATTGGGTAAACAGTTGGGGATAAACGCACGTTTGCCACATAAGGGTGAGCAGCTTCCCGCTATCGGCATTCGTTTCGATGATAAACCTGTCAGTCTGCCGACTCGTGGTATTCAGCTTGGTGGGGCATTGGCAGAATTCGATTTACTGGCATGGCAAGGTTTGGGGCTGATAACGGGAGGAGGCACTGCCTCGGCTGCACCACCACTTGAGCTGCAAGCCGACCTGAGTGTTGGTCGTCTACTGTTGGGCAAGCAGTCGTTGGGCAAAGCGGATGTGCGGGTGAGTGGTTCCGATATTCTCAAAGCCCATATACGTGCGGATAAATTACAAGCCAATGTTCACCTGCCGTTCAACGCGTTGGCAAGTGGGCGTGTGAATATTGATTTGCAGGGTGTTGATCTTGATCAACTGGGCGAACACCTGCCGGGTAACAAATCGACGGCGGGAACGGGGCTGTCTCCGACGGACTTCCCCTCCATGCGTTTCACTTGCACGGATTGCCGGAAGGGGGATTTTCCACTTCAGCACTTGATTCTCAACTTGAATAAATCGCGTGACGAACTGTTGATTGAGACGTTGAATATCCGTCACCCTCTGATGAACTTATCAGCTTCCAATGGGCGTTGGTATAAGGATGCGGATGGTACTGCCCGTACTGAACTGACCGCTACCGCAACTATCGCTGAGCCTGGGAAGCTCTTGGCTGAACCGGGTAAGGAAGCTGCACTGCAAGGTGGTTCGTTACACGCCAATGCGCGTTTACAGTGGCAAGGTGCACCCTTTAGTTTTGCTTTAGCCAACTTGACGGGTGAGATTGATGCCACGCTTGGTAAGGGTAGTCTGGCGGATGTCGACCCCGGTTTGGGACGCTTGCTAGGTTTGCTGAATACGCAACGCTTGCCGAACCGTTTGGCCTTGGATTTTCGGGATATGACTGCCAAAGGGGTAGCCTTTGATGCTATCAATGGCAGTTTTCAGTTGGAAAATGGCATTCTGAAAACACACGACACACGCATCGAAGCCGCTGCGTTGGTGGCGGGTATTGAGGGGAGCCTTGATCTTAACCGCAAAACCTTGCATCACACGGTCACGGTGATACCAAACTTGCGTTCTGCCTTGCCGGTGGTGGGGGCTGCGGTCGGTGGTTTAGGGGGAGGTGCTGTGATGCTGCTGTTCAATTCACTCACCGAAAAAAGTGCTGAACATCAATTGCAAACGGCAGGTGGGCTGCGCTATCAGGTCACCGGTTCATGGAAAAAACCAGAAGTCGTCGAATTAAAACCACCATTCAAAAAGACGGATGTTGATGTTTTAGCGCATTGA